The following proteins come from a genomic window of Phnomibacter ginsenosidimutans:
- a CDS encoding alpha/beta hydrolase: MHHVYCISGLGADFRIFQQLQLHNAILHPIEWTMPDAGETLPQYAARLAAQIQHPQPILLGVSFGGMLATEISRIMPVQQTIIISSCKCKQELPAWMRTAGKLRLHKIIPYWMVTQFSSLNKYIFDTQSKAEDPYIKQMMLKDTHHLFVKRAVNMILTWQAQTPAHNIMHIHGRADKLLLPKRVQANYWLNDAGHFMIWNRADEVSQYINAILDSLVKG, encoded by the coding sequence ATGCATCATGTGTATTGTATCAGTGGGCTGGGCGCCGATTTTCGCATTTTTCAACAGTTGCAATTGCACAATGCAATCTTGCATCCCATAGAATGGACGATGCCGGATGCAGGAGAAACACTTCCGCAATATGCAGCACGACTGGCTGCTCAAATCCAACATCCACAACCTATCTTATTGGGCGTGTCATTTGGCGGCATGCTGGCTACAGAAATCAGTCGCATCATGCCAGTGCAGCAAACCATCATCATCAGTAGTTGCAAATGCAAACAAGAACTACCCGCATGGATGCGTACAGCAGGCAAATTACGACTGCATAAAATCATTCCCTATTGGATGGTGACGCAATTCAGCAGCCTCAACAAATACATTTTTGATACGCAAAGCAAGGCGGAAGATCCGTACATCAAACAAATGATGCTGAAAGACACGCATCATCTATTTGTGAAACGGGCTGTCAATATGATTCTGACATGGCAGGCACAAACACCTGCACACAACATCATGCACATTCATGGACGGGCCGACAAATTGCTGTTGCCCAAAAGAGTGCAAGCCAATTACTGGCTCAATGATGCCGGCCATTTTATGATATGGAACAGGGCTGATGAAGTAAGCCAATACATCAATGCAATACTAGACAGCCTGGTGAAAGGATAA
- a CDS encoding ABC transporter ATP-binding protein, with translation MPTFEACMNFLEAKQVSKSYGSQQVVAPTSFNLHNGCRLAIAGETGSGKSSLLKMIAGHVQPDGGEIIFNGERILGPNDQLLPGHKGIAYLSQHFELRNNYIVADLLDYGSELNAEEQLQLYRLCEIDHLLQRKTNSGLSGGERQRIALAKILTTQPKLLLLDEPFSNLDTLHKQSMRRIVANLQATLNIGIIMISHDTTDMLSWADEIWIMQHGMVIQQGSAREIYHHPVSNYAAGLFGVFNEIPVAQIQSWFPYFSNVVTQHMHISRPEQWQISLEPAPHLLQAQIETIAFEGPTLLLGIHVQGHRLFCRTMQQAVMVGQTIYVQLQHR, from the coding sequence ATGCCTACTTTCGAAGCCTGTATGAATTTTCTGGAAGCAAAACAAGTAAGTAAAAGCTATGGCAGCCAGCAGGTAGTGGCACCCACCAGTTTCAACCTGCACAATGGTTGCCGGCTGGCCATTGCCGGCGAAACGGGCTCTGGTAAAAGCTCACTGCTCAAAATGATAGCCGGCCATGTGCAACCCGATGGCGGCGAAATCATTTTCAATGGCGAACGAATTTTGGGCCCCAACGATCAACTGTTGCCAGGTCACAAAGGCATTGCTTACCTGAGCCAGCATTTTGAATTGCGCAATAACTACATCGTAGCCGATTTGCTGGATTATGGCAGCGAACTCAATGCTGAGGAGCAACTGCAACTCTACCGGCTTTGTGAAATAGACCACCTGTTGCAGCGCAAAACCAACAGCGGCTTATCGGGTGGTGAAAGACAACGGATAGCACTGGCAAAAATCCTTACCACCCAACCTAAACTACTGTTGCTCGATGAGCCCTTTTCAAATTTGGACACCCTGCACAAGCAATCGATGCGCCGCATTGTGGCCAACCTGCAAGCCACGTTGAATATTGGCATCATCATGATTTCGCATGATACGACTGACATGCTGAGCTGGGCAGATGAGATTTGGATTATGCAACACGGAATGGTCATTCAGCAAGGATCCGCAAGAGAGATATACCATCATCCCGTTTCCAATTATGCAGCAGGTTTGTTTGGCGTATTCAACGAAATACCGGTTGCACAAATACAAAGTTGGTTTCCATATTTTTCAAACGTGGTTACACAACACATGCACATCAGCAGGCCCGAACAATGGCAGATAAGCCTTGAGCCTGCGCCACATTTGCTGCAAGCACAAATTGAAACCATTGCATTTGAAGGCCCTACCCTTTTGCTCGGTATTCATGTACAAGGACATCGGCTATTTTGCAGAACCATGCAACAGGCTGTAATGGTTGGGCAAACAATCTACGTGCAGCTACAACATCGCTGA
- a CDS encoding aconitate hydratase, whose protein sequence is MFDLSMIKAVYERFPGRVAAARKAVGRPLTLTEKILYAHLTQGDATAAFARGKDYVDFAPDRVAMQDATAQMALLQFMQAGRAKVAVPSTVHCDHLIVAKDNSKVDLERAVNESKEVYDFLASVSNKYGIGFWKPGAGIIHQVVLENYAFPGGMMIGTDSHTVNAGGLGMIAIGVGGADACDVMAGLPWELKMPKLIGVKLTGKLNGWTAPKDVILKVAGILTVKGGTGAVVEYFGEGAVAMSCTGKGTICNMGAEIGATTSTFGYDESMSRYLKATGREAVAELADGIAEHLTADPEVYANPEQYFDQVIEINLSELEPHLNGPFTPDLATPISKMKEVAAANNWPTKVEVGLIGSCTNSSYEDISRAVSLAKQVAEKGLKTKAEFTITPGSEQVRYTIERDGFLDTFAQIGATVFANACGPCIGMWERMGAEKQERNTIVHSFNRNFAKRADGNPNTMAFVASPELVTALAIAGDLTFNPITDTLTNEKGEQVKLDPPSGYELPVRGFAVEDAGYQAPAEDGSGVNVIVEPTSKRLQLLDPFPAWEGTDLKGLKLLIKAKGKCTTDHISMAGPWLKFRGHLDNISNNMLIGAVNFFNEKTDNIKNQLTGEYGPVPATQRAYKAAGIGSIVVGDENYGEGSSREHAAMEPRHLGVRAVLVKSFARIHETNLKKQGMLALTFADKADYEKIQEDDSIDIVGLTEFAPGKPLTLVLNHADGSKDEISVNHTYNEQQIEWFKAGAALNIIRKQFGA, encoded by the coding sequence ATGTTCGATCTCTCCATGATCAAAGCGGTGTACGAACGGTTTCCCGGTCGTGTGGCCGCAGCCCGCAAAGCCGTTGGCCGTCCGCTTACGCTCACTGAAAAGATTTTGTATGCCCACCTGACGCAGGGCGATGCTACCGCTGCTTTTGCCCGTGGCAAAGACTACGTAGATTTTGCACCGGACCGTGTAGCCATGCAGGATGCCACCGCCCAAATGGCGCTGCTCCAGTTTATGCAGGCCGGTCGTGCCAAGGTAGCCGTGCCCAGCACCGTACACTGCGACCACCTGATTGTGGCCAAAGACAACAGCAAGGTAGACCTCGAACGTGCGGTAAACGAAAGCAAAGAAGTGTACGATTTCCTCGCTTCTGTTTCTAATAAATATGGCATTGGCTTCTGGAAGCCCGGCGCCGGTATCATTCACCAGGTGGTGTTGGAAAACTACGCATTCCCCGGTGGTATGATGATTGGTACCGATAGCCACACGGTAAATGCAGGTGGCCTTGGCATGATTGCCATTGGTGTAGGCGGTGCCGATGCCTGCGACGTGATGGCCGGCCTGCCCTGGGAACTGAAAATGCCTAAGCTCATTGGTGTAAAACTGACAGGCAAGCTCAACGGTTGGACCGCTCCTAAAGATGTGATTTTGAAAGTAGCCGGTATCCTCACCGTAAAAGGCGGAACTGGTGCTGTGGTAGAATATTTTGGTGAAGGTGCCGTGGCCATGAGCTGTACCGGTAAAGGAACCATTTGTAACATGGGTGCCGAAATTGGTGCCACCACTTCAACTTTCGGCTACGACGAAAGCATGAGCCGCTACCTGAAAGCTACCGGCCGCGAAGCAGTAGCCGAACTGGCGGATGGCATTGCCGAGCACCTGACTGCCGACCCCGAAGTGTATGCTAACCCCGAGCAGTATTTCGATCAGGTAATTGAAATAAACCTGAGCGAACTGGAGCCGCACCTGAACGGACCTTTCACGCCCGATTTGGCTACGCCTATCAGCAAAATGAAGGAAGTAGCGGCCGCCAACAACTGGCCTACCAAAGTAGAAGTGGGTTTGATTGGTAGCTGTACCAACTCTTCTTACGAAGACATCAGCCGTGCTGTAAGCCTGGCCAAGCAGGTAGCCGAAAAAGGCTTGAAAACAAAAGCAGAATTTACCATTACCCCCGGTTCTGAGCAGGTTCGCTACACCATCGAAAGAGATGGTTTCCTCGATACGTTTGCCCAAATTGGTGCTACGGTATTTGCCAACGCCTGCGGTCCCTGCATTGGTATGTGGGAACGCATGGGTGCCGAAAAGCAGGAGCGCAACACCATTGTGCACAGCTTCAACCGCAACTTTGCCAAACGTGCCGATGGCAACCCCAACACCATGGCATTTGTGGCCAGCCCAGAGTTGGTAACAGCCCTGGCGATTGCCGGCGACCTTACTTTCAACCCCATTACCGATACCCTCACCAACGAAAAAGGTGAGCAGGTAAAACTCGACCCACCCAGTGGCTATGAGTTGCCTGTACGTGGATTTGCAGTGGAAGATGCCGGTTATCAGGCACCTGCCGAAGATGGCAGCGGTGTAAACGTAATTGTAGAACCCACCAGCAAGCGTTTGCAACTGCTCGATCCATTCCCAGCTTGGGAAGGTACCGACCTGAAAGGACTGAAGCTCCTCATCAAAGCCAAAGGCAAATGTACCACCGACCACATCAGTATGGCCGGCCCATGGCTGAAGTTCCGCGGTCACCTCGACAACATCAGCAACAACATGCTGATTGGTGCGGTCAACTTCTTCAATGAAAAAACAGACAACATTAAAAACCAACTGACAGGCGAATACGGCCCGGTACCTGCTACACAACGTGCTTACAAAGCCGCCGGCATTGGCAGTATTGTAGTGGGCGACGAAAACTATGGCGAAGGTTCTTCTCGTGAACACGCCGCTATGGAGCCTCGCCACCTCGGTGTACGTGCCGTGCTGGTAAAAAGCTTTGCCCGCATTCACGAAACCAACCTGAAAAAGCAGGGTATGCTGGCTCTCACTTTTGCCGATAAAGCTGACTACGAAAAAATTCAGGAAGACGACAGCATTGACATTGTTGGCCTCACTGAATTTGCGCCCGGCAAACCATTGACTCTGGTACTGAACCATGCCGATGGCAGCAAAGATGAAATCAGCGTAAACCACACGTACAACGAGCAGCAGATTGAGTGGTTCAAGGCCGGTGCGGCACTGAACATCATCCGTAAGCAGTTTGGTGCGTAA
- a CDS encoding PspC domain-containing protein, translating to MKAQMENVRQTIEYNVFGVCTYLGERFNIATSRIRLYFIYLSFLTFGSPLIIYLFVAFWMNVKRYIFYSKRNPLWYK from the coding sequence ATGAAAGCGCAAATGGAAAACGTACGCCAAACCATTGAATACAATGTATTCGGGGTTTGTACTTATTTGGGCGAACGCTTCAACATAGCCACTTCCCGCATTCGCCTGTATTTCATTTACCTCTCTTTTCTCACATTTGGCAGCCCGCTGATTATTTATCTGTTTGTGGCATTTTGGATGAATGTGAAGCGCTACATTTTTTACAGCAAGCGAAATCCACTTTGGTATAAGTAA
- a CDS encoding PspC domain-containing protein: MNKLRSLVEYNLFGVCSYLGEKFNIASSKIRLYFIYLSFLTFGSPVIFYFFLVFWMNMRRYMQNMKRNPLWNA; this comes from the coding sequence ATGAACAAGCTTCGTTCGTTGGTGGAGTACAACCTGTTTGGGGTATGCAGTTATCTGGGTGAAAAATTCAATATCGCCTCTTCCAAAATCCGGTTGTATTTTATTTACCTGTCGTTTCTCACATTTGGCAGTCCGGTCATCTTTTATTTCTTTCTGGTATTTTGGATGAATATGCGGCGCTACATGCAAAACATGAAACGCAATCCGCTGTGGAATGCCTGA
- a CDS encoding LysM peptidoglycan-binding domain-containing protein, with the protein MYHKVKSGDTLSKIARQYGLPMELLLSFNSSITNPSKIFVGQLIYIPNVEDVPEPEIEVVNTKQSELIARAKTAINKGIRYKLGAGGMNPNAALPSNANKQCDCSGFVCWILGLSRKSNIPFYGRHGGWIYTDSMVADINSSAGIFERINTPEPGCIVVFGAGGAIGHVGLVSKVSNGQMDKVIHCSSGNDRHFNDSIQETGPQIFNRPDTVWGRFVG; encoded by the coding sequence ATGTACCACAAAGTAAAATCCGGCGACACCCTGTCTAAAATTGCCCGACAGTATGGCCTGCCGATGGAATTGCTCCTGTCGTTCAACAGCAGCATTACCAATCCTTCCAAAATTTTTGTGGGGCAGCTCATTTACATACCCAATGTAGAAGACGTGCCCGAGCCAGAAATTGAAGTTGTCAACACCAAACAATCGGAGCTGATAGCCCGTGCCAAAACGGCCATCAACAAAGGAATACGCTACAAGCTCGGCGCCGGTGGCATGAACCCCAATGCGGCCCTGCCCAGCAATGCCAATAAGCAATGCGATTGCAGTGGTTTTGTGTGTTGGATTTTAGGCCTTTCCCGCAAATCCAACATTCCGTTTTACGGCCGGCATGGTGGTTGGATTTACACAGACAGTATGGTGGCCGACATCAACAGCAGCGCCGGCATTTTTGAACGCATCAATACCCCGGAGCCGGGCTGTATTGTAGTATTTGGAGCCGGGGGCGCCATTGGCCATGTAGGGCTGGTATCGAAAGTGAGCAACGGTCAAATGGACAAAGTGATTCATTGCAGCTCGGGCAATGATCGACATTTCAACGACTCAATTCAGGAAACGGGGCCGCAGATATTTAACCGTCCCGATACAGTTTGGGGCCGTTTTGTTGGCTAA
- a CDS encoding OmpA family protein, whose translation MKKALLIVAGFLLAQAVPAQLIKKLGDKVKKEVDKTADKIINGDKPAGNTPTAEMPAAGNGKTTNLGAYAAYDFVPGDSVLFNDDLSNEEANEIPSRWILDKGRAEITDADGEMMIAARQGTTLRPRMKLPSYLPKRFTIEFDIKYVNYAWQYGRAVTLFLSNASMDKNQDGGQFEQYPIKIWANAEASFNQAQGQWPYDFRADKENAVLKDWKHIAISVNEKSVKVYINQYRILNAQIEFANPSSLRFNIDGDYDAPVLIKNFRILAGGKSPAKQITTNNVYIARGILFERASPVLLPESMGEINNLVKLMKDDPAIKFEIAGHTSAEAGSSAEANMQLSEARANAVRQKMIDMGIDAARLTAKGYGQTKPIGSNDTPEGRATNRRVEIVKQ comes from the coding sequence ATGAAAAAAGCACTGCTCATTGTGGCCGGTTTTTTACTGGCACAGGCCGTACCTGCACAGCTCATTAAAAAGCTGGGCGACAAAGTGAAAAAAGAAGTAGATAAAACCGCTGACAAGATCATCAATGGCGATAAGCCAGCCGGCAATACCCCCACTGCGGAAATGCCTGCTGCTGGCAATGGCAAAACCACCAACCTGGGTGCCTATGCAGCCTACGATTTTGTACCCGGCGATTCGGTGCTTTTTAATGATGACTTGAGCAATGAAGAAGCCAACGAAATACCCAGCCGTTGGATACTCGACAAGGGCCGTGCAGAAATAACCGATGCCGATGGCGAAATGATGATTGCCGCAAGACAAGGCACCACGCTCCGCCCCCGCATGAAACTTCCCAGCTACCTACCCAAACGGTTTACCATTGAGTTCGATATCAAGTATGTGAATTATGCCTGGCAATATGGCCGTGCAGTTACGTTGTTTTTATCCAACGCATCTATGGATAAAAACCAGGATGGTGGCCAGTTTGAACAATACCCCATTAAAATTTGGGCCAATGCCGAAGCCTCTTTCAATCAGGCGCAAGGCCAGTGGCCATACGACTTTCGGGCCGATAAAGAAAACGCCGTGCTCAAAGACTGGAAGCACATTGCCATCAGCGTAAATGAAAAGAGCGTTAAAGTGTACATCAATCAATACCGCATCTTGAATGCGCAAATTGAGTTTGCCAATCCGTCATCGCTGCGCTTCAATATTGATGGTGATTATGATGCACCTGTGCTCATTAAAAACTTCCGCATATTGGCCGGTGGCAAAAGTCCTGCCAAGCAAATTACGACCAACAATGTGTACATCGCCAGGGGCATTTTGTTTGAACGGGCCTCTCCAGTTTTGCTACCCGAAAGCATGGGCGAAATCAACAACCTGGTAAAGCTGATGAAAGATGACCCCGCTATCAAATTTGAAATAGCCGGCCACACCAGCGCCGAAGCAGGCAGTAGCGCTGAAGCCAACATGCAACTGAGTGAAGCCCGTGCCAATGCTGTTCGCCAAAAAATGATAGACATGGGCATTGATGCTGCCAGACTCACCGCCAAAGGATACGGCCAAACAAAGCCTATTGGCAGCAACGATACACCAGAAGGTAGAGCCACCAACCGCCGCGTAGAAATTGTGAAACAATAA
- a CDS encoding acyl-CoA dehydrogenase family protein, whose protein sequence is MPQQDLFQSPDYYLLDELLTEEHLMIRDTVRTYVKKEISPIIEEYAQRSEFPQQIVRQLGELGCFGPTVPEQYGGGGLDYISYGLMMQELERGDSGVRSTASVQGSLVMYPIHAFGSEEQRMKYLPKLASGEWLGCFGLTEPNHGSNPAGMLTNIKDAGDHVILNGAKMWISNAPFAQVAVVWAKDEAGIVRGVIVERGMEGFTTPTTHNKWSLRASATGELVFDNVKVPKENILPNVQGMKGPLSCLNKARYGIAWGTIGAAMDCYDTALRYSKERIQFDRPIGGFQLQQKKLAEMITEITKAQLLVWRLGVLMNENRATPAQISMAKRNSCEIAKQVASDARQMLGGMGITGEYPIMRHIMNLESVITYEGTHDIHLLITGLDVTGLNAFN, encoded by the coding sequence ATGCCGCAGCAAGACCTCTTTCAAAGTCCGGATTATTACCTGCTGGATGAACTGCTGACTGAAGAACACCTGATGATCCGCGACACCGTGCGGACCTATGTAAAAAAAGAAATTTCACCCATCATTGAAGAGTATGCGCAGCGGTCAGAATTTCCGCAGCAGATTGTGCGTCAGCTGGGCGAACTGGGTTGCTTTGGCCCCACCGTTCCTGAGCAATATGGCGGCGGCGGCCTCGACTATATCAGTTACGGATTGATGATGCAGGAGCTGGAACGTGGCGACAGTGGCGTACGCAGCACCGCATCTGTACAAGGCTCGTTGGTCATGTATCCTATTCATGCATTTGGCAGCGAAGAACAGCGCATGAAATACCTGCCCAAACTGGCCAGTGGCGAATGGCTGGGTTGCTTCGGCCTCACCGAACCCAACCACGGCAGCAACCCTGCTGGCATGCTTACCAATATCAAAGATGCCGGCGATCATGTGATTTTGAATGGTGCCAAAATGTGGATCAGCAATGCGCCCTTTGCACAAGTGGCTGTGGTATGGGCCAAAGATGAAGCGGGCATTGTGCGAGGCGTCATTGTGGAGCGTGGCATGGAAGGCTTTACCACCCCGACTACGCACAACAAATGGAGCCTGCGGGCCAGTGCTACTGGTGAGCTTGTTTTCGATAATGTAAAAGTGCCGAAAGAAAATATTTTGCCCAATGTACAAGGCATGAAAGGACCGTTGAGCTGTCTCAACAAAGCCCGTTACGGCATCGCCTGGGGCACCATTGGCGCTGCCATGGATTGCTACGATACTGCGCTGCGCTACAGCAAAGAACGCATTCAGTTCGACCGACCCATTGGTGGTTTCCAATTGCAGCAAAAGAAGCTGGCCGAAATGATTACCGAAATCACCAAGGCACAATTGCTGGTATGGCGATTGGGTGTGCTCATGAATGAAAACCGTGCTACGCCTGCCCAAATCAGCATGGCCAAGCGCAACAGTTGTGAAATAGCCAAGCAGGTGGCCAGCGATGCCCGCCAAATGCTGGGCGGCATGGGCATTACCGGCGAGTATCCTATCATGCGTCACATTATGAACCTCGAAAGTGTCATCACTTACGAAGGCACCCACGACATTCACCTGCTCATCACTGGTTTGGATGTAACCGGGCTCAACGCTTTCAACTAA
- a CDS encoding peptidase domain-containing ABC transporter — protein MAIDTQQAVLQRSIFRLFRIIRLERREISAIYFYAILFGLLQLTLPLGIQSIINFVLAGSFSTSMIILIGAVVTGVLFTGILQVNQMKLNEKIQQNLFAQYTFEFAHRIPKVDMKSVDGYYMPELVNRFFDVISLQKGLSKLLLDLPVAMIQIVFGLILLSFYNAVFIVFGLLLLVILFLIIRYSSARGLATSIEESDYKYGVASWLQEIARVMKSIKFSRNTGIHITKTDELVSGYLEARTSHFKILLLQYWSLILFKVLITLAMLVVGGFLLIDQELNVGQFVAAEIVIITVLASIEKFIISLDKVYDVLTSVEKLGKVIDKPLEVSGNMPLDTTEGISIETRDLSFAYNKDQVILKHVDMRIPAGKLVCIAGPEGSGKSTLLRLLTGSFSEFDGKILINGLPIGNYSLDSLRNATGIYFSQQEIFEGTLWENVSLGNCAYTPQEMIRLAEKIGLGNFIAEQPKGFETYIDPTGRRLSKTTTQRILFLRALAGKPKLLLLEEPWEGMDDSSKISMIRFLQQDLRDCTIVVAASDPELMHTADIVYNIQPVNPQL, from the coding sequence ATGGCCATTGATACCCAACAAGCTGTGTTGCAACGTTCCATTTTCCGGCTTTTCCGGATTATCCGGCTGGAGCGTCGCGAAATTTCGGCCATTTATTTCTACGCCATTTTGTTTGGCCTGCTGCAGCTTACGTTGCCACTGGGCATTCAAAGCATCATCAACTTTGTGTTGGCTGGCAGCTTTAGTACGTCCATGATTATCTTGATTGGAGCGGTCGTAACAGGCGTATTATTCACCGGCATATTGCAGGTGAACCAAATGAAGCTGAATGAAAAAATTCAGCAAAACCTTTTTGCACAGTACACGTTCGAATTTGCGCACCGCATTCCCAAGGTAGACATGAAGAGCGTGGATGGCTACTACATGCCCGAACTGGTGAATCGTTTTTTTGATGTGATTTCATTGCAAAAAGGATTGAGCAAATTGTTGCTCGATTTGCCAGTGGCAATGATTCAAATTGTGTTTGGGTTAATCCTGCTTTCTTTTTACAATGCTGTTTTTATCGTATTTGGTTTGCTGCTGTTGGTAATTTTGTTTCTCATTATTCGCTACTCCAGTGCCCGGGGCCTTGCCACCAGCATTGAAGAAAGCGATTACAAATACGGCGTTGCCAGTTGGTTGCAGGAAATAGCAAGGGTGATGAAGTCCATCAAGTTTTCCCGCAATACAGGCATCCACATTACCAAAACCGATGAACTGGTGAGTGGGTATCTCGAAGCCCGTACCAGCCACTTCAAAATATTGTTGCTGCAATACTGGTCACTCATTTTGTTTAAAGTACTCATTACACTGGCCATGCTGGTAGTGGGCGGCTTTTTGCTGATCGATCAGGAATTGAACGTAGGCCAATTTGTGGCGGCAGAAATCGTAATCATCACTGTGTTGGCCAGCATCGAAAAATTCATCATCAGCCTCGATAAAGTGTATGATGTGCTGACCTCGGTAGAAAAGCTGGGCAAAGTGATTGACAAGCCACTCGAAGTATCGGGCAACATGCCATTGGATACGACCGAAGGCATCAGCATTGAAACGAGAGATTTGTCATTTGCCTACAACAAAGACCAGGTGATTTTGAAACATGTGGACATGCGCATACCTGCCGGCAAGCTGGTGTGTATTGCCGGACCGGAAGGTTCAGGCAAAAGCACGTTGCTCAGATTGCTGACAGGTTCGTTTAGTGAGTTCGATGGCAAAATTCTGATCAATGGTTTGCCCATTGGCAACTACAGTCTTGATTCGCTGCGCAATGCCACAGGCATTTACTTTAGCCAGCAAGAAATTTTTGAAGGCACGTTGTGGGAAAATGTATCGCTGGGCAACTGTGCGTACACGCCGCAGGAAATGATTCGCCTCGCAGAAAAAATTGGCTTGGGCAATTTCATTGCGGAGCAACCCAAAGGTTTTGAAACCTACATAGATCCAACAGGACGCAGGCTGAGCAAAACCACCACGCAACGCATTTTGTTTTTGCGGGCTTTGGCGGGTAAACCCAAACTGCTGCTGCTGGAAGAACCTTGGGAGGGCATGGATGACAGTTCCAAAATTTCCATGATTCGTTTCTTGCAACAAGACCTTAGAGATTGTACCATCGTAGTAGCTGCATCGGACCCTGAATTGATGCATACTGCCGACATCGTTTATAATATTCAACCGGTAAATCCTCAATTGTAA
- a CDS encoding HlyD family secretion protein codes for MRIEHVTGTIGERLPVDVKALDLVYEKDRKRYMQKWVWVLLAVIVVFLFLPWTQNIRSTGFVTTVNQDDRPQELNSQIPGKIIKWYVKEGDFVQAGDTIVQLGEIKDDYLDPNLIPKTQEQIAQNENKARFYEGKAATSQQQMQYLLEQRDLKMASLDNKRIQIERKIQAKQLEVQAAKVDEQQAREQLERAKTMLEKEAISKFDFERRNATFQKALAAVTDKQNELDNLRQDLLINKLDISNATQEYAEKIAKAQGDQFASSGAVAEAKEKVASLSIKKQNIEQRSGYYFLVAPQSGQVIKAMKAGINEIVKEGEKIVEIVPQDIDYAVELFVSPMDLPLVDIGQKVRFMFDGFPAIVFSGWPAASYGTYGGKVIAVESNRSINGKFRILVAEDSTDRHWPPGLRLGSGASGFALLKDVPVWYELWRNINGFPPEFYKLDKPAAKGDKKE; via the coding sequence ATGCGCATTGAACACGTAACAGGCACCATTGGCGAAAGGCTTCCGGTAGATGTGAAGGCCCTGGATTTGGTGTATGAAAAAGACCGCAAACGCTACATGCAAAAATGGGTGTGGGTGTTGCTGGCCGTCATAGTGGTGTTTTTGTTTTTGCCCTGGACGCAAAATATCCGTTCTACAGGTTTTGTAACCACGGTCAATCAAGACGACAGACCACAAGAACTCAATAGCCAGATTCCCGGCAAAATCATTAAGTGGTATGTAAAAGAAGGCGACTTTGTACAAGCCGGCGACACTATTGTACAGCTGGGTGAAATCAAAGACGATTACCTCGATCCGAATTTGATTCCGAAAACGCAGGAGCAAATTGCTCAAAACGAAAACAAGGCCCGCTTTTACGAAGGCAAGGCCGCTACCTCGCAGCAGCAAATGCAGTACCTGCTGGAGCAACGGGATTTGAAAATGGCTTCGCTGGATAACAAACGCATTCAGATAGAACGCAAGATTCAGGCAAAGCAGCTGGAAGTGCAAGCGGCGAAAGTAGATGAGCAGCAAGCCAGAGAACAGCTCGAACGTGCCAAAACCATGCTGGAAAAAGAAGCCATCAGCAAGTTCGATTTTGAAAGACGCAATGCCACTTTTCAAAAAGCGTTGGCGGCGGTTACCGATAAGCAAAATGAACTCGATAACCTGCGGCAAGATTTATTGATTAACAAACTCGACATCAGTAACGCTACACAGGAGTATGCAGAAAAAATAGCCAAGGCACAAGGTGATCAGTTTGCCAGCAGTGGTGCGGTGGCAGAAGCCAAAGAAAAAGTGGCTTCGCTCAGCATCAAAAAGCAAAACATTGAGCAGCGTTCCGGTTATTACTTTTTGGTGGCGCCACAAAGCGGACAGGTCATCAAAGCCATGAAAGCAGGTATCAATGAGATTGTAAAAGAAGGCGAGAAGATTGTAGAGATAGTACCGCAGGATATTGATTATGCTGTTGAATTGTTTGTGAGCCCCATGGATTTGCCACTGGTTGACATAGGTCAGAAAGTCCGTTTTATGTTCGATGGTTTTCCGGCCATTGTATTTAGCGGATGGCCTGCTGCCAGCTATGGTACTTATGGCGGTAAAGTGATTGCGGTAGAAAGCAACCGCAGCATCAACGGTAAGTTTCGCATACTGGTAGCCGAAGACAGTACCGACCGCCACTGGCCGCCGGGCTTGCGGTTGGGCTCTGGTGCATCGGGGTTTGCTTTGCTGAAAGATGTGCCCGTTTGGTACGAGTTGTGGCGAAACATCAACGGCTTCCCGCCAGAATTTTACAAGCTGGATAAGCCCGCTGCCAAAGGCGATAAAAAAGAATAA